The genomic region CTCGGCTCGGTGCTGCTGCACGAGCTGGGCCACGCGCTCACCGCCCGGCGCTACGGCATCGGTGTGCGCGGGATCACCCTGGAGCTGCTCGGCGGGTACACCGAGATGGACCGCGACGCCCCGACGCCCCGGATCGACCTGCTCGTCTCGCTTGCCGGCCCGGCGGTCTCCGCGGTGCTCGGCGTCCTCGCGGTGGCCGCAACCCTCGCACTGCCCCAGGGCACTGTGGCCCACCAGCTCGCCTTCCAGCTCGCGCTGAGCAACGTCATCGTCGCGCTGTTCAACATCCTGCCCGGGTTGCCGCTGGACGGCGGCCGGGCGTTGCGCGCCGCCGTGTGGGGCCTGACAAGCGACCGTCACCGCGGCACCGAGGTCGCCGGCTGGGCGGGGCGTGTGGTCGCCGTCGGCACCGCCGGCCTGGTCCTGCTGCTCACCCTGGCCGACTTCCTGGCGCCCCTGGCGCTCCCACTGATGCTGCTCGTCGCACTCACCCTCTGGCGGGGTGCCGGGCAGTCGATCCGGTCCGCCCGGGTGAGCCGCCGATTCCCGCTCATCGACCTGTCCCGGCTGGCGCGACCGGTCTGGCCGGTGGCCACCGGCACGCCGCTGTCCGAGGCGCAGCGCCGCCGTGCCGAGGGCGGGCAGCCGGCCGCCGCGCTGCTGGTCACCGACTCCACAGGCCGCCCGGTCGCGCTGGTCGACCCGGCCGCCGCCGCGGCCGTACCCGCCGAGCGTCGACCCTGGTTGGCGGTGGACGCCGTCGCCCGGTCCCTGGGCACACTTCCCACCCTTCCGGTCGGGCTGGACGGGGAGCGGGTGATCGAGGCAGTGCAGACCCACCCGGGCGCGCAGTACGTCGTGACGGCAGGCGAAGATGTCGTCGGCGTTCTGCACATCGCGGATCTGGCGCAGCTCCTCGAACCCAACCGGAAGATGACATCGTGACCGCAATTCCCTCCACCGTCCCGGCCGCCGCCCCGACGCTGACACCCGTGCACCGCGGCCCGTTCCGGCCCGGCGACCGGGTGCAGCTGACCGACCCCAAGGGGCGGATGCACACCGTGACGCTGGAGCCCGGCAAGGAGTTCCACACCCACCGCGGCATCCTGGCGCACGACGCGCTGATCGGGCTGCCCGACGGCAGCGTGGTGACCACCTCCGGCGGCGGCACCGCCTTCCTGGCGCTGCGCCCGCTGCTGTCGGACTACGTGCTGTCCATGCCGCGCGGCGCCCAGGTGATCTACCCGAAGGACTCGGCGCAGATCGTCGCCATGGGTGACATCTTCCCCGGCGCGAAGGTCCTCGAGGCCGGCGCCGGATCGGGCGCGCTCAGCTGCTCGCTGCTGCGGGCCGTCGGCACCGAGGGCGAGCTGCACTCGTTCGAGCTGCGCGACGACTTCGCCCAGATCGCCAAGCGCAACGTCGAGGCGTTCTTCAACGGGCCGCACCCGGCGTGGCAGCTGCACGTCGGCGACGTCGCGCAGTGCCAGGAGACCGGCTTCGACCGGATCATCCTGGACATGCTCACCCCCTGGGAGACCCTCGACATGGTCGAGCGGGCGCTGGTGCCCGGCGGCGTGTTCATCGGCTACGTGGCCACCACGCCCCAGCTCTCCGAGCTCGTCGAGGCGCTGCGCGAGCGCGGCGGCTGGACCGAGCCGCGCGCCTGGGAGTCGCTGGTGCGCGACTGGCACGCCGAGGGCCTCGCCGTCCGCCCGGACCACCGGATGATCGCGCACACCGCGTTCCTCGTCTCCGCGCGCAAGCTGGCCCCGGGCGTCACCGCGCCGCCGCGCCGTCGCAAGCCCAGCAAGGGCACCGAGGCGTACGCGCAGCGCCGCCAGGACCTGCGGGAGGCCGAGGCCGCCCGACAGGCCGCAGCCGCGCAGGCGGCCGGCGCGCAGCCCGACGCGACGGGGGAGATGGAACGGCCGTGACCATCGAGTTGGGCGCCGGCGTGACCAGGCGGATCGACCTGGGCGCCGGCCTCACCGGGCGGGGGAGGGCGGCGGCATGAGCCGACCGGGCTACGGCGGAGGCGACCTGCCCGCGGTGTTTCCGGACTGGTCTCCCTACCAGGACCTGGAGTCGGCGGCGCGGGCCTACCTGCGTGACCCGGACGTCGCCCTGGAGGCGCTCGGCGGGGTGTTGCGCGGCGCCTCGGTGCTCGGCTTCACACTGGAACGCTTCGTGAACGAGGTGAACGGCGTGTGGCAGGAGGTCGTCGTCTGCGACGGCAGCCGGCTGATCCTGTGGCACGGCGAGGACGTGCCGCCGGGGGAGGGGCCGCCGGGATCGATGACCTCGTCGTTGCGCGTGGTGCCGGTGTCCACGGTGACCGAGGTCGGCTGCCGGCGACGCCTCAACCGTTCCGAGAGCGGTGAGATCCGGGTCGACAGCATCGACGTCTACCTGCTGCTGTCCTCGCTGGACGAGGCGCCGCCGAGCGAGGACATGGCCGGTACGCCGCGACACGACGCACTGCGCTTCGGCAAGACCCTGGACGACGGCGGGGCCGGGCAGATCGCCCGGCTGGAGGAGTTCGCCCGGCTGGTCGCCTCGGTGGTCGGCAGGCCCCTGCTCTGAGGCGTACCCCCGGCCGGGCCGCGCGTGGCCCGGCCGGCGGTCGGCTCAGTCGTCCTCGGCGTCCGGGCCGGCCACCTCGACGCCGTCACCGCGGACGACGTGGATGCAGTCGCCCGGGCATTCCTTCGCGGAGTCGATCACTTCGAGTCGCAGGTGCTCGGGTACGTCGACCCGGCTGCCCGGCGCCATCCGCAGTTCACCGTCGGCGCCCTTGACGTACGCCAGCCCGTCGATGTCGAACTCGAAGACCTCCGGCGCGTACTGCACGCAGAGCCCGTCGCCCGTGCAGAGATCCTGGTCCACCCAGACCTGCAACTGATCGGTCGCGACCTCGGCCATTGGTGCACCCCCCATGTTCTCCCGTGCCACCACCCGACGGTACCCGAACGCCCGTACCGGCCCGGCAGACCACCCCTTGGCGATCAAGGTTCAGTGACGAGGGTGTTGCGTGGGACCGAATCGGGCTCATAGCGGCTAGTGTTAGCTCAGAACGTTCAAGCCCCCCGGGGAGGTGGGACGTGGCAGCACGCAGCGACGACGCGGACTCGCGCGCCGCACGGTGGGAGAAGGAAGCCCACGATCTCTCCACGCAGGTCGCGTTCCTTCAGGAGGAACTCGCTCTGGTGCGGCGTAAGTTGACCGAAAGCCCCCGACACGTCCGGCAGCTCGAAGAGCGGCTGGCGGCCACCCAGGCACAGTTGGCGCGGCTGACCGAGAACAACGACCGGCTGGTGAGCACCCTCAAGGAGGCTCGCACGCAGATCGTCACGCTCAAGGAGGAGATCGACCGCCTCGCGCAACCGCCGAGTGGCTACGGCGTCTTCCTGGCCAAGCACGAGGACGGGACGGTGGACGTGTTCACCGGCGGCCGCAAGCTGCGGGTCGCGGTCTCGCCCTCGTTGGACACGGCCGAGTTGCGTCGTGGTCAGGAGGTCCTGCTCAACGACGCGCTCAACATCGTCGACGCGTTCGGATACGAGCGGGTCGGCGAGGTGGTGATGCTCAAGGAGATCCTGGAGGGACCAGGCGGCGGGCCGGGTGACCGGGCGCTTGTGGTCTCCCACTCGGACGAGGAGCGCATCGTGCACCTCGCCGAGACGCTCATCGGCTCGGCGATCCGGGCCGGCGACTCGCTCATGATCGAGCCCCGCTCGGCGTACGCGTACGAGCGGATCCCGAAGAGCGAGGTCGAGGAGCTGGTCCTGGAGGAGGTGCCGGATGTCGACTACAGCGACATCGGTGGCCTCCAGTCGCAGATCGAGCAGATCCGCGACGCGGTGGAGTTGCCGTTCCTGCACGCGGACCTGTTCCGTGAGCACCAGCTCCGTCCGCCCAAGGGCATCCTGCTCTACGGGCCGCCCGGCTGCGGCAAGACGCTGATCGCCAAGGCGGTGGCCAACTCGTTGGCCAAGAAGATCGCCGAGCGGCAGGGCAAGGAGAAGCACACAAGCTTCTTCCTCAACATCAAGGGTCCGGAGCTGCTCAACAAGTACGTCGGCGAGACCGAGCGGCACATCCGGCTGATCTTCCAGCGGGCTCGGGAGAAGGCCGGCGAGGGCACGCCGGTGATCGTGTTCTTCGACGAGATGGACTCGATCTTCCGGACCCGTGGCTCCGGTGTCTCCTCCGACGTGGAGAACACCATCGTCCCGCAGTTGCTCAGCGAGATCGACGGCGTGGAGGGTCTGGAGAACGTCATCGTCATCGGCGCCTCCAACCGGGAAGACATGATCGACCCGGCGATCCTGCGTCCCGGTCGACTTGACGTGAAGATCAAGATCGAGCGGCCGGACGCCGAAGCGGCGAAGGACATCTTCTCCAAGTACATCCTCTCCGGGCTGCCGCTGCACCCGGACGACCTCGCCGAGCACGGAGCCGACCCCCAGGCCACCGTCGCGGCGATGATCGACGCCGTGGTGCTGCGGATGTACTCCGAAACCGAGGAGAACCGCTTCCTCGAAGTCACCTACGCCAACGGTGACAAGGAAGTCCTCTACTTCAAGGACTTCAACTCCGGCGCGATGATCCAGAACATCGTCGACCGGAGCAAGAAGATGGCCATCAAGGAGTTCCTCACCTCCGGTCGCAAGGGGCTGCGCCTGCAGCACCTGCTCGACGCCTGCGTCGACGAGTTCCGCGAGAACGAGGACCTCCCCAACACCACCAACCCCGACGACTGGGCCCGCATCTCCGGCAAGAAGGGTGAGCGGATCGTCTACATCCGCACGCTCGTCTCCGGCGGCAAGGGCGCAGAGGCCGGCCGGTCCATCGAGACCGCAAGCAACACCGGCCAGTACCTCTGAACCACCGGTAGCACCACGGAGCCCGGGACGCGCAACGTCCCGGGCTCCGTGGTGCCGCCCCCACCAGCCTCCGTCGGCACGCCAGCCGGGCACCCCGAGCTGTGGCACCGGATCACCGTCGCACCGAAGATCATCAAGTGCCGACGCGACGCCGCGAGGGGGCGACACCGGAACCCGGCTGCACCGGCGCGCCCCCCTCCCCGAACAGTCGGACTACGCTCGACATGACGGGGGACCGGGTCGGGCGAGCGAAGCGGGTAGGTCGATGAGCGTAAGACGGATCATGGGCACCGAGGTCGAGTACGGCATCTCCGTGCCCGGCCAGGCCGGAGCCAACCCGATGGTCACCTCGTCGCAGGTGGTAAACGCCTACGGGGCCCGGCCCGAGCTCAACCGGGGCGGGCGCGCCCGCTGGGACTACGAGGAGGAGTCGCCGCTGCGCGACGCCCGCGGCTTCACCTACTCCGGGGCCGCGTACGACCCCGCCGAGGCTCTCGCGGACGAGGACCTCGGCCTGGCCAACGTGATACTCACCAACGGCGCTCGGCTCTACGTGGACCACGCCCACCCCGAATACTCCACCCCCGAGGTCACCACCCCCCGGGACATCGTGCGCTGGGACAAGGCCGGCGAGCGGGTGATGGCCGAGGCGTCCCGCCGGGCCGCCACCATCCCCGGCACCCAGCCGATCCACCTCTACAAGAACAACACCGACAACAAGGGCGCGAGCTACGGCGCCCACGAGAACTACCTGATGCGCCGGCAGACGCCGTTCGCCGACATCGTGGCGTACCTGACGCCGTTCTTCGTCACCCGGCAGATCGTCTGCGGCGCGGGCCGGGTCGGCATCGGGCAGGACGGCGGTCAGAGCGGCTTCCAGATCTCCCAGCGTGCCGACTTCTTCGAGGTCGAGGTGGGCCTGGAGACCACGCTCAAACGGCCGATCATCAACACCCGCGACGAGCCGCACGCCGACGCCGACAAGTACCGCCGGCTGCACGTCATCATCGGCGACGCCAACCTCTCCGAGATCTCCACCTACCTCAAGGTCGGCACCACCGCGCTGATCCTCACGATGATCGAGGAGAAGGCGCTCACCGCCGATCTGGGCATCGCCGACCCGGTCAGCGAGTTGCGCGCGGTCAGCCACGACCCCTCCCTGTCGCACCTGATGCGGCTGCGCGACGGTCGCCGGCTCACCGCACTTGACCTGCAGTGGGCGTACCTGGAGCGGGTTCGGTCCTTTGTCGACGACCGCTACGGCACCGACGTCGACGAGCAGACCGCCGACGTGCTCGACCGGTGGGAGAGCGTGCTGGACCGGCTCGGCCGGGACCCGATGCTGTGCGCCGACGAGCTGGACTGGGTGGCCAAGCTGCGGCTGCTGGAGGGCTACCGCGAGCGGGAGAAGCTCGGCTGGGGCTCGCACAAGCTTCAGCTCGTCGACCTCCAGTACTCCGACGTACGGCCGGAGAAGGGCCTCTACCACCGGCTGGTCTCGCGGGGGGCGATGAAGACGCTGCTCACCGACGACGAGACCCGCACCGCGATGACCGAGCCGCCGGAGGACACCCGGGCCTACTTCCGTGGCCGCTGCCTCGCCCAGTACGCCTCCGAGGTGGTCGCCGCCAGCTGGGACTCGGTGATCTTCGACGTGGGCCGGGAGTCGCTGGTCCGGGTGCCGATGATGGAGCCGGAGCGGGGCACCCGCGCGCACGTCGGTGCGCTGTTCGACCGCTGCGCCAGCGCCAAGGACCTGCTGGAGACGTTGACCGGAGGCTGAATCCGCGTCCGGATGCCCGTCGTGTGCCGTAACCCGGCGCGCGGCGGGCTTTTCGTCGCCCAGGCGAGGTAAGTTCATCGCAGACGATCGTGGAGGAGGCAGCAATGGCCACTCATGACAGCGGCGGCCAGTCGCAGTCCGGCAAGTCCCGGCAGGGCGAGGAG from Micromonospora profundi harbors:
- a CDS encoding M50 family metallopeptidase; translated protein: MFGVPLHLNVSMLLLAVLVAVLYAEFARRQLDLSQISGYLIGFGFVVSLLGSVLLHELGHALTARRYGIGVRGITLELLGGYTEMDRDAPTPRIDLLVSLAGPAVSAVLGVLAVAATLALPQGTVAHQLAFQLALSNVIVALFNILPGLPLDGGRALRAAVWGLTSDRHRGTEVAGWAGRVVAVGTAGLVLLLTLADFLAPLALPLMLLVALTLWRGAGQSIRSARVSRRFPLIDLSRLARPVWPVATGTPLSEAQRRRAEGGQPAAALLVTDSTGRPVALVDPAAAAAVPAERRPWLAVDAVARSLGTLPTLPVGLDGERVIEAVQTHPGAQYVVTAGEDVVGVLHIADLAQLLEPNRKMTS
- a CDS encoding tRNA (adenine-N1)-methyltransferase — its product is MTAIPSTVPAAAPTLTPVHRGPFRPGDRVQLTDPKGRMHTVTLEPGKEFHTHRGILAHDALIGLPDGSVVTTSGGGTAFLALRPLLSDYVLSMPRGAQVIYPKDSAQIVAMGDIFPGAKVLEAGAGSGALSCSLLRAVGTEGELHSFELRDDFAQIAKRNVEAFFNGPHPAWQLHVGDVAQCQETGFDRIILDMLTPWETLDMVERALVPGGVFIGYVATTPQLSELVEALRERGGWTEPRAWESLVRDWHAEGLAVRPDHRMIAHTAFLVSARKLAPGVTAPPRRRKPSKGTEAYAQRRQDLREAEAARQAAAAQAAGAQPDATGEMERP
- a CDS encoding ferredoxin → MAEVATDQLQVWVDQDLCTGDGLCVQYAPEVFEFDIDGLAYVKGADGELRMAPGSRVDVPEHLRLEVIDSAKECPGDCIHVVRGDGVEVAGPDAEDD
- the arc gene encoding proteasome ATPase, giving the protein MAARSDDADSRAARWEKEAHDLSTQVAFLQEELALVRRKLTESPRHVRQLEERLAATQAQLARLTENNDRLVSTLKEARTQIVTLKEEIDRLAQPPSGYGVFLAKHEDGTVDVFTGGRKLRVAVSPSLDTAELRRGQEVLLNDALNIVDAFGYERVGEVVMLKEILEGPGGGPGDRALVVSHSDEERIVHLAETLIGSAIRAGDSLMIEPRSAYAYERIPKSEVEELVLEEVPDVDYSDIGGLQSQIEQIRDAVELPFLHADLFREHQLRPPKGILLYGPPGCGKTLIAKAVANSLAKKIAERQGKEKHTSFFLNIKGPELLNKYVGETERHIRLIFQRAREKAGEGTPVIVFFDEMDSIFRTRGSGVSSDVENTIVPQLLSEIDGVEGLENVIVIGASNREDMIDPAILRPGRLDVKIKIERPDAEAAKDIFSKYILSGLPLHPDDLAEHGADPQATVAAMIDAVVLRMYSETEENRFLEVTYANGDKEVLYFKDFNSGAMIQNIVDRSKKMAIKEFLTSGRKGLRLQHLLDACVDEFRENEDLPNTTNPDDWARISGKKGERIVYIRTLVSGGKGAEAGRSIETASNTGQYL
- the dop gene encoding depupylase/deamidase Dop — its product is MSVRRIMGTEVEYGISVPGQAGANPMVTSSQVVNAYGARPELNRGGRARWDYEEESPLRDARGFTYSGAAYDPAEALADEDLGLANVILTNGARLYVDHAHPEYSTPEVTTPRDIVRWDKAGERVMAEASRRAATIPGTQPIHLYKNNTDNKGASYGAHENYLMRRQTPFADIVAYLTPFFVTRQIVCGAGRVGIGQDGGQSGFQISQRADFFEVEVGLETTLKRPIINTRDEPHADADKYRRLHVIIGDANLSEISTYLKVGTTALILTMIEEKALTADLGIADPVSELRAVSHDPSLSHLMRLRDGRRLTALDLQWAYLERVRSFVDDRYGTDVDEQTADVLDRWESVLDRLGRDPMLCADELDWVAKLRLLEGYREREKLGWGSHKLQLVDLQYSDVRPEKGLYHRLVSRGAMKTLLTDDETRTAMTEPPEDTRAYFRGRCLAQYASEVVAASWDSVIFDVGRESLVRVPMMEPERGTRAHVGALFDRCASAKDLLETLTGG